Proteins encoded within one genomic window of Atribacteraceae bacterium:
- a CDS encoding cupin domain-containing protein, which produces MKIRYVWDEPGVSIPKPYRRTVRMVFGSDRQGVNELSLISAVIDPGSSTDRRVRNRLELIYIIYGKGVFICNDREYPIEADTAVYVEPGDVVQIRNTGEETLKLASVHLQSYRAEDLYKTLLEAAQMAVTK; this is translated from the coding sequence TTGAAAATACGTTACGTTTGGGATGAACCGGGAGTTTCTATTCCAAAACCCTACCGGCGAACAGTGAGAATGGTTTTCGGTTCTGACCGTCAAGGAGTCAATGAACTCAGTCTCATCTCGGCGGTGATTGACCCTGGCAGTTCCACCGACCGGAGAGTGCGAAATCGGTTGGAGCTCATCTATATCATTTACGGAAAGGGGGTGTTTATTTGTAATGACCGCGAGTATCCAATCGAAGCCGATACCGCTGTATATGTGGAACCGGGAGACGTCGTGCAAATTCGCAATACTGGTGAGGAAACTTTGAAGCTCGCTTCGGTGCACCTCCAGTCCTACCGGGCGGAGGATCTTTATAAAACATTATTGGAAGCCGCCCAAATGGCGGTCACAAAATAA